The Streptomyces avermitilis MA-4680 = NBRC 14893 genome contains a region encoding:
- a CDS encoding DMT family transporter has protein sequence MSVLVLVLAVSAAFCLGIGFVLQQNAAQHAPLSDFLSPRLLLDLMHVRRWLGGIGFMVVGMVLGAVALAHGELSLVEPLLATNLLFALGLSRRQTKQPLGRQGWAGLALLAGGVTAFIVAGQPTGGDAVTNPLRHWVIIGVMVGFALLLTTYAKQSRLSAAPVLLSLAAGLLYGVQDALTRVSGQRFSEGGWPELVTGWQPYAVLALGVTGLVLVQSAFETAPLRMSLPALTAAQPLAGIVCGVGFLGDQLRTDTGALAWEAAGLAAVVLGIVLLGLHPAMPRGSAEAERQRDLQPH, from the coding sequence GTGTCGGTACTGGTTCTGGTTCTCGCCGTGAGCGCGGCCTTCTGCCTGGGCATCGGGTTCGTGCTCCAGCAGAACGCGGCCCAGCATGCTCCGCTGAGCGACTTCCTCTCGCCCAGACTGCTCCTGGACCTGATGCATGTGCGGCGCTGGCTCGGCGGCATCGGGTTCATGGTGGTCGGCATGGTGCTCGGTGCGGTCGCCCTGGCCCATGGCGAGCTGTCGCTGGTCGAGCCGCTGCTCGCCACGAACCTGCTCTTCGCGCTGGGCCTCTCCCGCCGGCAGACCAAGCAGCCGCTGGGACGCCAGGGCTGGGCGGGGCTCGCGCTGCTCGCGGGCGGCGTCACGGCGTTCATCGTCGCCGGCCAGCCGACCGGCGGCGACGCGGTCACGAATCCCCTACGGCACTGGGTGATCATCGGCGTGATGGTCGGGTTCGCGCTGCTGCTGACGACCTACGCGAAGCAGTCGCGGCTGAGCGCCGCCCCCGTGCTCCTGTCGCTCGCGGCGGGCCTGCTGTACGGCGTGCAGGACGCGCTCACCCGGGTCAGCGGGCAGCGGTTCAGCGAGGGCGGCTGGCCGGAGCTGGTCACCGGCTGGCAGCCGTACGCGGTGCTGGCCCTCGGTGTGACCGGGCTGGTGCTGGTGCAGAGCGCGTTCGAGACGGCGCCGCTGCGGATGTCCCTGCCGGCCCTCACCGCGGCCCAGCCGCTGGCCGGAATCGTCTGCGGGGTGGGCTTCCTCGGCGACCAGCTGCGCACGGACACCGGGGCGCTCGCCTGGGAGGCGGCGGGGCTCGCGGCGGTCGTGCTGGGCATCGTCCTCCTCGGACTGCACCCGGCGATGCCGCGGGGCTCCGCGGAGGCGGAGCGGCAGCGGGATCTCCAGCCGCATTGA
- a CDS encoding FAD-binding dehydrogenase produces MAHDADVIVIGAGLAGLAATAELVDAGRKVILLDQEPEQSMGGQAFWSFGGLFFVDSPEQRRLRIKDSHALALQDWMGTAGFDRPEDHWPRKWAEAYVDFAAGEKRAWLHRQGVRFFPVVGWAERGGYDANGHGNSVPRFHITWGTGPGLIEPFVRRVRAGVARGLVELRFRHRVTGLSRSAGAVDTVTGEVLEASDIQRGRASSREVTGAFELTAQAVIVTSGGIGGNHDLVRANWPERLGRAPEKMISGVPAHVDGRMLAIAEGAGARLINRDRMWHYTEGIQNWNPIWHNHGIRVLPGPSSLWFDARGNRLPVPLFPGFDTLGTLEHIMKTGYDYTWFVLDQKIIGKEFALSGSEQNPDLTGKSIKDVIGRARAEVPGPVKAFMDHGVDFVVEKDLGALVRGMNALTKEPLIDEAALRREIVARDREIANPFTKDLQVTAMRGARRFLGDKLIRTAAPHRILDPKAGPLIAVRLNILTRKTLGGLETDLSSRVLTEGGAPLEGVYAAGEAAGFGGGGVHGYRSLEGTFLGGWLFSGRTVGRAAAQAVG; encoded by the coding sequence ATGGCCCACGACGCAGACGTCATCGTGATCGGCGCCGGCCTGGCAGGGCTCGCGGCGACCGCGGAGCTGGTGGACGCGGGCCGCAAGGTGATCCTTCTCGACCAGGAGCCGGAGCAGTCGATGGGCGGCCAGGCCTTCTGGTCGTTCGGCGGGCTCTTCTTCGTCGACTCGCCCGAGCAGCGCCGTCTGCGGATCAAGGACAGCCACGCGCTCGCCCTCCAGGACTGGATGGGAACGGCCGGTTTCGACCGTCCCGAGGACCACTGGCCGCGCAAGTGGGCCGAGGCGTACGTCGACTTCGCGGCCGGTGAGAAGCGGGCCTGGCTGCACCGGCAGGGGGTGCGCTTCTTCCCGGTGGTCGGCTGGGCGGAGCGCGGCGGCTACGACGCCAACGGACACGGCAACTCGGTGCCGCGCTTCCACATCACCTGGGGGACCGGACCCGGGCTGATCGAGCCGTTCGTGCGGCGGGTGCGGGCGGGGGTCGCGCGGGGACTGGTCGAGCTGAGGTTCCGCCACCGGGTCACCGGTCTGTCGCGCAGCGCGGGCGCCGTGGACACCGTCACGGGTGAGGTGCTGGAGGCGTCGGACATCCAGCGGGGCCGGGCCAGCAGCCGCGAGGTCACCGGAGCCTTCGAGCTCACGGCCCAGGCGGTGATCGTCACCTCGGGCGGCATCGGCGGCAACCACGACCTCGTCCGCGCGAACTGGCCGGAGCGGCTGGGCAGGGCCCCGGAGAAGATGATCTCGGGTGTGCCCGCGCACGTCGACGGCAGGATGCTCGCCATCGCGGAGGGGGCGGGTGCGCGTCTGATCAACCGCGACCGCATGTGGCACTACACCGAGGGCATCCAGAACTGGAACCCGATCTGGCACAACCACGGCATCCGCGTCCTGCCCGGCCCGTCCTCCCTGTGGTTCGACGCCCGCGGCAACCGGCTGCCCGTGCCGCTCTTCCCCGGCTTCGACACGCTCGGCACGCTCGAACACATCATGAAGACCGGGTACGACTACACGTGGTTCGTGCTCGACCAGAAGATCATCGGCAAGGAGTTCGCCCTCTCGGGGTCCGAGCAGAACCCCGATCTGACGGGCAAGTCGATCAAGGACGTGATCGGGCGGGCGCGGGCCGAGGTGCCGGGGCCGGTGAAGGCGTTCATGGACCACGGTGTGGACTTCGTCGTGGAGAAGGACCTGGGCGCGCTGGTGCGCGGCATGAACGCGCTGACCAAGGAACCGCTCATCGACGAGGCCGCGCTGCGCCGTGAGATCGTCGCGCGCGACCGGGAGATAGCGAACCCCTTCACCAAGGACCTCCAGGTGACGGCGATGCGCGGGGCCCGCAGGTTCCTCGGCGACAAGCTGATCCGCACGGCCGCCCCGCACCGCATCCTCGACCCCAAGGCGGGTCCGCTGATCGCCGTGCGCCTCAACATCCTCACCCGCAAGACGCTCGGCGGCCTGGAGACGGACCTCTCGTCGCGGGTGCTGACCGAGGGCGGCGCCCCGCTGGAGGGCGTGTACGCGGCCGGCGAGGCCGCCGGGTTCGGCGGCGGCGGCGTCCACGGCTACCGGTCTCTGGAGGGCACGTTCCTGGGCGGCTGGCTGTTCTCGGGCCGCACGGTGGGCCGGGCGGCGGCACAGGCCGTGGGCTGA
- a CDS encoding L-idonate 5-dehydrogenase encodes MLGCVIHGRGDLRVDELPEPAAGPGQALVAVRYGGVCGSDLHYWRHGGVGDFRLREPMVLGHEVVGTVLSYGPGAAGPAPGTAVAVHPATPCGVCPECADGRANVCRDTRYLGSAARMPHVQGGFAARVVVPAAQVRALPEGLDLRRAALAEPLSVALHAVRRAGPVAGRPVLVTGAGPIGCLVVAAAKAAGAGRVTVTDLLPRALSYAAGVGADDVVRADDPADAGWPDSVDVAVEASGVAAGLDTCLRLVRRGGVVVQLGMLPPGQTPFAGNLVVSREIELRGAFRFADEFDEALTLLAREPAFDSLISAVVPLEEAESAFALAADRGEACKVLLDFGV; translated from the coding sequence ATGCTCGGTTGTGTGATCCACGGTCGGGGCGACCTGCGGGTCGACGAACTGCCCGAGCCGGCCGCCGGACCGGGGCAGGCGCTGGTCGCCGTCCGTTACGGCGGCGTATGCGGCTCCGACCTGCACTACTGGCGGCACGGCGGAGTCGGGGACTTCCGGCTGCGGGAGCCGATGGTGCTCGGGCACGAGGTGGTGGGGACGGTCCTCTCGTACGGGCCCGGGGCCGCCGGTCCCGCGCCGGGTACGGCCGTGGCCGTGCACCCGGCGACGCCGTGCGGGGTGTGTCCGGAGTGCGCGGACGGCCGGGCGAACGTGTGCCGGGACACCCGCTATCTGGGCAGCGCGGCCCGTATGCCGCACGTCCAGGGCGGGTTCGCCGCGCGGGTCGTGGTACCCGCCGCGCAGGTGAGGGCGCTGCCGGAGGGGCTGGATCTGCGGCGGGCCGCGCTCGCGGAGCCGCTGTCGGTGGCGTTGCACGCGGTACGGCGGGCGGGGCCGGTGGCCGGCCGGCCGGTGCTCGTGACGGGGGCCGGGCCGATCGGGTGCCTGGTGGTGGCCGCGGCGAAGGCCGCCGGAGCGGGGCGGGTGACGGTGACGGATCTGCTGCCGCGGGCGCTGTCGTACGCCGCCGGGGTGGGCGCGGACGACGTCGTACGCGCCGACGATCCGGCCGACGCCGGGTGGCCGGACTCGGTCGACGTGGCCGTCGAGGCGTCCGGGGTTGCCGCGGGTCTTGACACCTGCCTGCGCCTGGTGCGGCGTGGTGGGGTGGTCGTCCAGCTGGGCATGCTGCCGCCCGGACAGACGCCGTTCGCCGGGAACCTGGTGGTCAGCCGGGAGATCGAACTGCGGGGAGCGTTCCGCTTCGCCGACGAGTTCGACGAGGCGCTGACCCTGCTGGCGCGTGAGCCGGCGTTCGACTCCCTGATCAGCGCGGTGGTTCCGCTCGAGGAGGCGGAGTCGGCGTTCGCGCTGGCCGCGGACCGCGGTGAGGCGTGCAAGGTGCTGCTGGACTTCGGGGTCTGA
- a CDS encoding APC family permease, whose product MTTGSSSTSESRPANRSAVADDISTFKGQERALRADRLGTAGLLLSVLAATAPLMVVAGVMPTTFGVMGIVGQPLLFVVLGAVLALFSLGYAEMSRHVHNAGAFYAYISRGLGGTAGAGAAAVALVAYSALQFAIYGIFGFEVSGLCATYLELQVAWWIPALAAVLAVGALGLLKIDVNARVLGVLLLIEVVLVVVFDIAAVADPAKEGLSLHAFNPDTLTGAGVGTALCFCVAAFLGFEQAPVYAEETSRPDVLVPRVMFLAIGFVAVFFAVSCWAFTVAAGPSTIVAAAQKQSAGLLFQLTESRLGGTFTDVLHVLFVTGMFAAMLSFHNVVARYAFAMGREGLLPAAFGRTTGASGAPGTGSLLQTAVSAVIVIAFAMADDKPAGDPTAPVLHLFTWFGSVGALGVTLLMVAASLSVIVFFARRGAARAQAWRLATSAVSGAALLVIVGYTVKDFGVLVGTGPDSALGWVLPAIIGVALVLGLAQGLVLRSRKPQAHARIGLDNEAFQLDKAAESAT is encoded by the coding sequence ATGACGACGGGCAGTTCGAGCACGAGTGAGAGCAGACCAGCGAACAGGTCCGCCGTCGCGGACGACATCAGCACCTTCAAGGGACAGGAACGCGCTCTGCGCGCCGACCGGCTCGGCACGGCGGGCCTGTTGCTGTCCGTGCTCGCCGCGACCGCCCCTCTCATGGTGGTCGCGGGTGTCATGCCCACTACATTCGGGGTCATGGGCATCGTCGGCCAGCCCCTGCTCTTCGTCGTCCTCGGCGCGGTGCTGGCCCTCTTCTCCCTGGGGTACGCGGAGATGAGCCGCCACGTCCACAACGCGGGCGCCTTCTACGCCTACATCTCGCGCGGCCTCGGCGGCACGGCGGGCGCGGGTGCCGCGGCGGTCGCACTCGTCGCCTACAGCGCGCTCCAGTTCGCCATCTACGGCATCTTCGGCTTCGAGGTCTCGGGTCTGTGCGCCACCTACCTCGAACTCCAGGTCGCCTGGTGGATCCCGGCGCTGGCGGCCGTCCTCGCCGTCGGCGCGCTCGGCCTGCTGAAGATCGACGTCAACGCGCGCGTGCTCGGCGTGCTGCTGCTCATCGAGGTCGTCCTCGTCGTCGTGTTCGACATCGCGGCGGTCGCCGACCCCGCCAAGGAAGGCCTGTCGCTGCACGCCTTCAACCCGGACACCCTCACCGGTGCGGGCGTCGGCACCGCGCTCTGCTTCTGCGTCGCCGCCTTCCTCGGCTTCGAACAGGCCCCCGTCTACGCCGAGGAGACCAGCCGCCCGGACGTCCTCGTGCCGCGCGTGATGTTCCTCGCGATCGGCTTCGTCGCCGTCTTCTTCGCGGTCAGCTGCTGGGCGTTCACGGTCGCCGCCGGTCCCTCCACCATCGTGGCCGCCGCCCAGAAACAGAGCGCGGGCCTGCTCTTCCAGCTGACGGAGTCCCGGCTCGGCGGCACCTTCACCGACGTACTGCACGTGCTCTTCGTGACCGGCATGTTCGCGGCGATGCTCAGCTTCCACAACGTGGTCGCGCGGTACGCCTTCGCGATGGGCCGCGAGGGACTCCTGCCCGCCGCCTTCGGCCGTACGACGGGCGCGAGCGGCGCCCCCGGTACGGGCTCGCTCCTTCAGACGGCCGTGTCGGCGGTGATCGTCATCGCCTTCGCGATGGCCGACGACAAGCCGGCCGGCGACCCGACCGCGCCCGTGCTGCACCTGTTCACCTGGTTCGGCAGCGTCGGGGCGCTCGGCGTCACCCTGCTGATGGTGGCGGCCTCCCTGTCCGTGATCGTCTTCTTCGCCCGCCGCGGCGCCGCCCGCGCACAGGCCTGGCGGCTGGCCACGTCCGCGGTGTCGGGGGCCGCGCTGCTCGTGATCGTGGGCTACACGGTCAAGGACTTCGGCGTACTGGTCGGAACGGGACCGGACTCCGCGCTCGGCTGGGTGCTCCCGGCGATCATCGGGGTGGCCCTGGTCCTCGGCCTGGCGCAGGGACTGGTCCTGCGCTCCCGTAAGCCCCAGGCGCATGCCCGTATCGGGCTGGACAACGAGGCGTTCCAGCTGGACAAGGCGGCGGAGTCGGCGACCTGA
- a CDS encoding molybdopterin-dependent oxidoreductase has product MNPEHPEEREAPEPEKREAPEPEGRGTPIGRRVLLGTLGLGALGVVAAPVLQRGMESVLAGAAEKDPTGLTGLLPNGGGFRYYSVTSSVPHKGEANYRLTIDGLVDHPTSFTLADLRALPQTRLVRDVQCVTGWRVPGTPFEGVRLSRLLDAAGVRSSARAVRFTCFDGAYTESLTLAQARRADVLVALRMQDKPLGHNHGGPVRLYVAPMYFYKSAKWLSGITVTEDVRPGYWEDRGYDVDAWVGKSNGRDDDPTS; this is encoded by the coding sequence GTGAACCCTGAACATCCCGAAGAGCGGGAAGCACCGGAGCCCGAGAAGCGGGAGGCACCGGAGCCCGAGGGGCGGGGCACCCCGATCGGGCGCCGGGTCCTCCTCGGCACCCTCGGCCTCGGCGCGCTCGGTGTCGTCGCCGCGCCCGTGCTCCAGCGAGGAATGGAGTCCGTCCTCGCCGGAGCGGCCGAGAAGGACCCGACGGGCCTGACCGGTCTGCTGCCCAACGGCGGGGGCTTTCGCTACTACTCGGTGACGTCGTCGGTCCCGCACAAGGGGGAGGCGAACTACCGCCTCACGATCGACGGCCTGGTCGACCACCCGACGTCGTTCACCCTGGCCGATCTGCGGGCCCTGCCGCAGACCCGGCTCGTGCGCGACGTCCAGTGCGTCACCGGCTGGCGGGTGCCGGGGACGCCGTTCGAGGGCGTACGTCTGTCCCGGCTGCTGGACGCGGCGGGCGTCCGCTCCTCCGCCAGGGCGGTCCGCTTCACCTGCTTCGACGGGGCGTACACCGAGAGCCTGACGCTCGCGCAGGCCCGCCGCGCGGACGTCCTGGTCGCCCTGCGCATGCAGGACAAGCCCCTGGGCCACAACCACGGCGGCCCCGTCCGCCTGTACGTCGCCCCCATGTACTTCTACAAGTCCGCCAAGTGGCTCTCCGGCATCACCGTCACCGAGGACGTCCGTCCCGGGTACTGGGAGGACCGGGGATACGACGTGGACGCCTGGGTGGGCAAGTCGAACGGGCGGGACGATGACCCTACGAGCTGA
- a CDS encoding MBL fold metallo-hydrolase, which translates to MTAAEPYTVELAADVHAYVQPDGGWCLNNAGFVSDGTTTLLVDTAATERRTRALSAAIAAAGVPAPRFVVNTHHHGDHTYGNSHFAPTATIVSHAECRRETLANGRQLHLLWPENDFGDIRIQAADLTYTGHTTVHVGAVDAEVIHPGVAHTVSDSVVWLPHRRVLFTGDLVFEGGTPFILMGSLSGSLRALDVLRQLGAETVVPGHGPVTDPSAFDRTERYLRFVADIAHKSHAAGRTPLEAARETDLGEFAALPESERFVANLHRAYAELDGAPEGAPLDVPAAVRDIAAMNGGRMVACHA; encoded by the coding sequence ATGACCGCAGCGGAGCCTTACACGGTCGAGCTCGCCGCCGACGTGCACGCCTATGTGCAGCCGGACGGCGGCTGGTGCCTGAACAACGCCGGGTTCGTGAGCGACGGCACGACCACCCTGCTCGTGGACACGGCGGCCACCGAGCGGCGGACCCGGGCCCTGAGCGCGGCGATCGCCGCCGCGGGCGTCCCCGCTCCGCGCTTCGTCGTCAACACGCACCATCACGGCGACCACACCTACGGCAACAGCCACTTCGCGCCCACCGCGACGATCGTCTCGCACGCCGAATGCCGCCGGGAGACACTGGCCAACGGGCGGCAGCTGCATCTGCTCTGGCCGGAGAACGACTTCGGGGACATCCGGATCCAGGCCGCCGACCTGACGTACACCGGCCACACGACGGTCCATGTCGGCGCGGTGGACGCCGAGGTGATCCACCCCGGGGTGGCGCACACCGTGAGCGACTCGGTGGTGTGGTTGCCGCACCGGCGGGTGCTGTTCACCGGCGACCTGGTCTTCGAGGGCGGTACGCCGTTCATTCTGATGGGCTCGCTCAGTGGCTCGCTGCGGGCCCTGGACGTGCTGCGCCAGCTGGGCGCCGAGACGGTCGTACCGGGACACGGCCCGGTCACCGACCCGTCGGCGTTCGACCGTACGGAGCGCTATCTGCGCTTCGTCGCCGACATCGCGCACAAGAGCCACGCGGCGGGCCGCACTCCCCTGGAGGCGGCCCGGGAGACGGACCTCGGGGAGTTCGCAGCGCTGCCGGAGAGCGAGCGGTTCGTGGCCAATCTGCATCGCGCGTACGCCGAGCTGGACGGGGCGCCGGAAGGCGCACCGCTGGACGTGCCCGCCGCCGTCCGCGACATCGCGGCCATGAACGGCGGACGGATGGTCGCCTGCCACGCGTGA
- a CDS encoding cytochrome b/b6 domain-containing protein: MTLRADAPAPAVSSRVRRFTRAERWVHRVTAALMGVCVVTAACLYIPVFAELVGRRDLVVRVHEWAGLLLPAPVLAGLASRAFRSDLGHLNRWGPHDRVWLRAVLRRDARPSSRPAAKFNAGQKTYAAWIAGASLVMVGTGLLMWFTHLTPLMWRTSATFVHDWLALTIGVVLAGHIGMALADPEARRGLRTGSVSREWASQEHPLWREGPPGGDRRG; this comes from the coding sequence ATGACCCTACGAGCTGACGCCCCCGCCCCCGCCGTGTCCTCACGGGTACGGCGCTTCACGCGCGCGGAGCGCTGGGTGCACCGGGTGACGGCCGCGCTGATGGGCGTGTGCGTGGTGACGGCCGCCTGCCTGTACATCCCCGTTTTCGCGGAACTGGTGGGGCGCCGGGACCTGGTCGTACGGGTCCACGAGTGGGCGGGGCTGCTGCTGCCGGCCCCGGTGCTCGCGGGGCTGGCGTCGCGCGCGTTCCGGTCGGACCTGGGTCACCTCAACCGCTGGGGCCCGCACGACCGGGTCTGGCTGCGGGCGGTCCTGCGCCGCGACGCCCGGCCCTCGTCCCGTCCGGCGGCGAAGTTCAATGCGGGCCAGAAGACGTATGCGGCGTGGATCGCGGGAGCGTCCCTGGTGATGGTGGGCACGGGGCTGCTGATGTGGTTCACCCACCTCACGCCGCTGATGTGGCGCACGTCGGCGACGTTCGTCCACGACTGGCTGGCCCTGACGATCGGCGTCGTCCTCGCGGGCCACATCGGCATGGCCCTGGCCGACCCGGAGGCCCGCCGCGGCCTGCGCACGGGCTCGGTGAGCCGGGAGTGGGCCAGCCAGGAACACCCCCTGTGGCGCGAAGGCCCTCCGGGCGGGGACCGGCGGGGGTGA
- a CDS encoding SDR family oxidoreductase has protein sequence MSHPLFDIAGRTALVTGSSRGIGRALARGLLEAGCTVVLNGRDGDRLTAAAAELPGDVRTAAFDVTDGPSVAAGIAEVEERVGPLDILVNNAGIQLRAPLLEFTDSDWHRILNTNLTSAFLVGREAARRMTERGHGKIVNICSLQSEVVRPGIAPYAATKGALKMLTKGMCADWGPYGVQVNGLGPGYIETELTRPLVEDEEFSAWVRHRTPAGRWGRTEDLVGGVLFLASPAADFVSGQVLYVDGGMTSVL, from the coding sequence ATGAGCCATCCGCTCTTCGACATCGCCGGCCGTACGGCCCTGGTCACCGGCTCCAGCCGCGGCATCGGGCGCGCGCTCGCCCGCGGCCTCCTGGAGGCGGGCTGCACGGTCGTCCTGAACGGACGGGACGGCGACCGGCTCACCGCGGCGGCCGCCGAACTGCCGGGCGACGTCCGTACGGCCGCGTTCGACGTGACCGACGGTCCGTCGGTGGCCGCCGGCATCGCGGAGGTCGAGGAGCGGGTGGGTCCGCTCGACATCCTGGTCAACAACGCGGGCATACAACTGCGCGCCCCGCTCCTGGAGTTCACGGACTCCGACTGGCACCGGATCCTGAACACCAATCTGACGAGCGCGTTCCTGGTGGGCCGCGAGGCGGCCCGCCGTATGACGGAACGCGGCCACGGCAAGATCGTCAACATCTGTTCCCTCCAGAGCGAGGTCGTCCGCCCCGGCATCGCCCCGTACGCGGCGACCAAGGGCGCGCTGAAGATGCTCACCAAGGGCATGTGCGCGGACTGGGGCCCGTACGGGGTGCAGGTCAACGGGCTCGGCCCCGGCTACATAGAGACCGAGTTGACCCGCCCGCTCGTCGAGGACGAGGAGTTCAGCGCGTGGGTGCGGCACCGCACCCCGGCCGGGCGCTGGGGACGTACGGAGGACCTGGTCGGCGGGGTGCTCTTCCTCGCCTCTCCCGCGGCGGACTTCGTCAGCGGGCAGGTGCTGTACGTCGACGGCGGCATGACGAGTGTGCTCTAG
- a CDS encoding DUF202 domain-containing protein, with translation MTAPAQERDPGLQPERTRLAWRRTTLSGTVAAVLAVKTTLHSGTAAGLIVCALCCALWVGFLAVAHHRIRDLSTAGAHRPPALAPRHAAAAAFCTVALALCAAALVL, from the coding sequence ATGACCGCGCCCGCCCAGGAGCGCGACCCGGGGCTGCAACCCGAGCGCACTCGGCTCGCGTGGCGGCGTACGACCCTGTCGGGCACCGTGGCCGCCGTACTCGCCGTGAAGACGACGCTGCACAGTGGCACGGCGGCGGGACTGATCGTCTGCGCGCTGTGCTGCGCGCTCTGGGTCGGCTTCCTCGCCGTCGCCCACCACCGCATCCGCGACCTGTCGACGGCCGGAGCGCACCGCCCGCCCGCGCTCGCCCCACGGCACGCGGCCGCGGCGGCCTTCTGCACGGTCGCCCTGGCCCTGTGCGCGGCGGCGCTGGTGCTCTAG
- a CDS encoding NUDIX hydrolase, with the protein MSEPVSEAVTEAAVSGATSGPTGGPVDPADELLDIVDENDRVVGQSARGEAYARGLRHRCVFILARDGEGRIFVHRRTPTKLVFPSLYDMFVGGVVGAGETYDDAALREAEEELGVCGLPRPAPLFKFLYDNGAGQTWWSSVYEVRCDLPVSPQVEEVAWHDFLPQDEVERRLADWEWVPDGLAAYERLKAHRATG; encoded by the coding sequence ATGAGCGAACCCGTGAGCGAAGCCGTGACCGAAGCAGCCGTGAGCGGAGCGACGAGCGGACCGACGGGTGGCCCCGTCGACCCCGCCGATGAACTCCTCGACATCGTGGACGAGAACGACAGGGTCGTCGGGCAGTCGGCGCGCGGGGAGGCGTACGCGCGGGGGCTGCGCCACCGGTGCGTGTTCATCCTGGCCCGGGACGGCGAGGGGCGGATCTTCGTCCACCGCCGGACGCCCACCAAGCTGGTCTTCCCCTCCTTGTACGACATGTTCGTCGGCGGAGTCGTCGGCGCGGGCGAGACGTACGACGACGCGGCCCTGCGCGAGGCCGAGGAGGAACTCGGCGTCTGCGGTCTGCCCCGCCCGGCCCCCCTCTTCAAGTTCCTGTACGACAACGGCGCCGGCCAGACCTGGTGGTCGTCGGTCTACGAGGTCCGCTGCGACCTCCCGGTCAGCCCCCAGGTGGAGGAGGTCGCCTGGCACGACTTCCTGCCCCAGGACGAGGTGGAGCGCCGGCTGGCCGACTGGGAGTGGGTCCCGGACGGGCTCGCGGCGTACGAGCGGCTCAAGGCGCATCGCGCCACGGGCTGA
- a CDS encoding phosphotransferase family protein, protein MSPDHPPGLDLDRLRGLLDAERPGLVTGPLTGRLIEGGRSNLTYVVTDGTGKWVVRRPPLGHVLATAHDMKREHRVISALHPTAVPVPRPVLLCEDDSVLGSPFYVMDFVEGTPYRTAEQLAPLGPERTRGALLGLVDTLVELHAVDPAEVGLVDFGRPEGFLDRQLRRWGKQLDASRNRELAGIDELHAALGRELPHSPAPTVVHGDYRLDNVLLGADDRITAILDWEMSTLGDPLTDLGLVAMYSVPLALPDSPISTTAAAAGHPDPAELIERYAARSGRDVSAVSWYTAFAWFKLAVILEGIHYRYTLGQTVGGGFDRIGELVPVFIEHGLTTLQEG, encoded by the coding sequence ATGAGCCCAGACCACCCGCCAGGACTCGATCTCGACCGGCTGCGCGGCCTGCTCGACGCCGAGCGGCCCGGCCTGGTGACCGGCCCGCTGACCGGCCGGCTGATCGAGGGCGGACGGTCGAATCTCACGTACGTGGTCACGGACGGCACCGGGAAGTGGGTCGTACGGCGGCCGCCGCTGGGCCATGTGCTCGCCACCGCGCACGACATGAAGCGCGAGCACCGGGTGATCAGCGCGCTGCACCCGACGGCCGTGCCGGTGCCGCGCCCGGTGCTGCTGTGCGAGGACGACTCGGTGCTGGGCTCGCCCTTCTACGTGATGGACTTCGTGGAGGGCACCCCGTACCGCACCGCCGAACAGCTCGCCCCGCTCGGCCCGGAGCGGACCCGGGGCGCGCTGCTCGGCCTGGTCGACACGCTGGTCGAGCTGCACGCGGTGGACCCCGCCGAGGTGGGCCTCGTGGACTTCGGGCGCCCCGAGGGCTTCCTGGACCGGCAGCTGCGCCGCTGGGGCAAGCAACTGGACGCCTCCCGCAACCGGGAACTGGCCGGCATCGACGAGCTGCACGCCGCACTCGGCCGCGAGCTGCCCCACTCCCCCGCGCCCACGGTCGTACACGGTGACTACCGGCTCGACAACGTGCTGCTCGGCGCGGACGACCGGATCACCGCCATCCTCGACTGGGAGATGTCCACGCTCGGCGACCCGCTGACCGACCTGGGCCTGGTGGCGATGTACAGCGTGCCGCTGGCGCTGCCGGACTCGCCCATCAGCACCACCGCCGCGGCCGCCGGACACCCGGACCCGGCCGAGCTGATCGAGCGGTACGCCGCGCGCTCGGGGCGCGACGTGTCCGCCGTCTCCTGGTACACGGCGTTCGCCTGGTTCAAACTCGCCGTGATCCTCGAGGGCATCCACTACCGCTACACGCTCGGCCAGACGGTCGGCGGCGGCTTCGACCGCATCGGTGAACTGGTCCCCGTCTTCATCGAGCACGGCCTGACCACTCTTCAGGAAGGCTGA
- a CDS encoding YidH family protein, which translates to MIEFARNVRLWFAPQEVRKVGGTPDYRFSLANERTFLAWLRTALALIGGGFAVDQFLPDLRWGWRVGLALALLAAGVLCSLRAVNHWVRCEQAMRRGEDLPVSRFPALLSIAVAVVAIAMVLVVLVGWEG; encoded by the coding sequence GTGATCGAATTCGCACGGAACGTCCGGCTGTGGTTCGCGCCCCAGGAGGTACGAAAGGTCGGCGGCACGCCCGACTACCGGTTCTCGCTGGCCAACGAGCGCACCTTCCTGGCGTGGCTGCGCACCGCACTGGCACTGATCGGCGGAGGATTCGCCGTCGACCAGTTCCTGCCGGATCTGAGGTGGGGCTGGCGCGTCGGACTGGCCCTCGCGCTGCTCGCCGCCGGTGTGCTGTGCTCGCTGCGCGCCGTCAACCACTGGGTGCGGTGCGAGCAGGCGATGCGGCGGGGCGAGGACCTTCCGGTGTCCCGCTTCCCCGCGCTGCTGAGCATCGCCGTGGCCGTCGTCGCGATCGCGATGGTCCTCGTCGTACTCGTCGGCTGGGAAGGATGA